Proteins from one Telopea speciosissima isolate NSW1024214 ecotype Mountain lineage chromosome 1, Tspe_v1, whole genome shotgun sequence genomic window:
- the LOC122670418 gene encoding probable pyridoxal 5'-phosphate synthase subunit PDX1 encodes MAGTAVVTVYGNGAITEAKKSPFSVKVGLAQMLRGGVIMDVVNAEQARIAEEAGACAVMALERVPADIRAQGGVARMSDPGLIKEIKQAVTIPVMAKARIGHFVEAQILEAIGIDYVDESEVLTVADEDNHINKHNFRIPFVCGCRNLGEALRRIREGAAMIRTKGEAGTGNIIEAVRHVRSVMGDIRILRNMDDDEVFAFAKKISAPYDLVMQTKQLGRLPVVHFAAGGVATPADAALMMQLGCDGVFVGSGVFKSGDPARRARAIVQAVTHYSDPDVLAEVSCGLGEAMVGLNLKDAKVERFAERSE; translated from the coding sequence ATGGCCGGAACCGCTGTGGTAACAGTGTACGGCAATGGAGCCATCACAGAGGCCAAGAAATCCCCTTTCTCTGTCAAGGTCGGCCTTGCCCAGATGCTCCGAGGCGGAGTAATCATGGACGTGGTGAACGCCGAGCAAGCCCGCATCGCCGAAGAGGCAGGGGCCTGTGCGGTCATGGCCCTGGAGCGTGTCCCTGCTGACATCCGAGCGCAGGGAGGCGTCGCCCGGATGAGCGACCCAGGTCTCATCAAGGAGATCAAGCAGGCCGTTACCATCCCCGTCATGGCCAAGGCTCGCATTGGGCACTTCGTTGAAGCCCAGATCCTCGAAGCCATTGGCATCGATTACGTCGACGAGAGCGAAGTCCTCACCGTCGCCGACGAAGATAATCACATCAATAAGCATAACTTCAGGATTCCCTTTGTCTGCGGATGTCGTAACCTCGGCGAAGCCCTACGTAGGATTCGCGAAGGCGCAGCCATGATTCGCACCAAGGGAGAGGCTGGTACAGGCAACATTATTGAAGCCGTGAGACATGTAAGGTCGGTGATGGGTGACATCAGGATCTTACGTAACATGGATGACGACGAGGTCTTCGCCTTCGCCAAGAAGATTTCTGCTCCCTACGATCTGGTGATGCAAACTAAGCAGTTGGGTAGGCTCCCTGTGGTCCACTTCGCCGCAGGTGGGGTAGCTACGCCGGCCGATGCTGCTCTGATGATGCAATTGGGTTGCGATGGTGTATTTGTTGGCTCTGGTGTATTCAAGAGTGGTGACCCGGCTCGCCGTGCTCGGGCGATTGTTCAGGCTGTGACCCATTACAGTGACCCTGATGTTCTTGCCGAGGTGAgctgtggattgggtgaggccATGGTTGGACTGAATCTCAAGGATGCGAAGGTTGAGAGGTTCGCCGAACGGTCGGAGTAG